The Panicum hallii strain FIL2 chromosome 9, PHallii_v3.1, whole genome shotgun sequence genome has a window encoding:
- the LOC112873056 gene encoding uncharacterized protein LOC112873056 codes for MPGDDGNDTPKDFNECVSQEQLQSVVDNAQKDMKERIVKAVTDAFIELKLGDIIERLDRRVSMLGNRVAALETHQPTYEDTGHPEDEMYDAHKDDESLTDDEDLQILLHGGLDEGDDDSWDDDFFSSSEEDAQDTSNDDDLTTGGFLCGGSSTSEDDGDASDDASRSSDGGNSSNTGDDDGDSNDDSSASPPYKRHKSLGTHWW; via the exons ATGCCAGGTGATGATGGAAATGACACTCCTAAGGATTTCAACGAGTGTGTCAGCCAAGAGCAACTACAGTCTGTTGTAGACAATGCTCAGAAAGATATGAAGGAGAGGATCGTCAAGGCCGTCACTGATGCGTTCATTGAACTCAAGTTAGGTGACATCATTGAGAGGTTGGACAGGAGGGTATCCATGCTAGGCAACAGGGTTGCTGCGCTGGAAACTCATCAACCGACCTATGAAGACACCGGACACCCCGAGGACGAGATGTATGATGCCCATA aggatgatgagtcctTGACCGatgatgaggacctccagattctccttcatgggggtCTGGACGAAGGCGATGATGACTCCTGGGATGACGACTTCTTCTCTTCCTCGGAAGAAGATGCCCAAGACACTTCCAACGACGACGACTTGACAACAGGAGGGTTCCTGTGCGGTGGTTCATCGACTTCAGAGGACGACGGGGATGCCAGCGACGATGCCAGTCGTAGCAGCGATGGCGGGAATAGCAGCAACACCGGCGACGACGATGGCGACAGCAATGACGACTCCAGCGCGTCCCCACCTTACAAGCGCCACAAGTCTTTAGGGACCCACTGGTGGTAA